A segment of the Trifolium pratense cultivar HEN17-A07 linkage group LG7, ARS_RC_1.1, whole genome shotgun sequence genome:
taaaaaatatattaacacagTATATACCAGCATAATTTTAAAGTATAAATTTGAAGGTTTATATATAACTTCATATTATTATAGTagaatgtaacaaaaaataaatattagtatagTAGGAAGACAAGATTAGGAATAAGTTTGTTGAATTGTCCTTATGctcatttataaaatatagtttAGCGTGTGGTTAACATTATTCTTCAACAAAATTAAGCTTGTTAGATTTcttcacataaaaacaaaatattatgaTGATAAAAATTGAAGACGTATTGGACAAGTTCATACATGTACACCAAGTTTTATCTGAGTGTTGAAAATTTAAAGTTTCACATTGATTAATCCTTTAATGGGATTTATCTCTAGATTTTGTATAACAATCGTTTGACCGACattatcaataattttttatcgtgGCAATGATATAGATGTTTCatagttgaaaaataatattgtatttGGTACGTTCTTCAAAATTAGTGgctttataataatttattctaTGACAATTGTAGTGTGGATTTTATTCAACTTAAGAAATAGAAAGAAGTGTGGATTTTTAATTAGGCTAGACCTTGTTCACACAAACCCAAATATATTTGGGAGGGGGAACCAAGttgtgtataaaaaaaatggcataCCTACTAGACACTCTTTTACTTCAAGTGGCAATATATTCTAAACCCCTATAAATTTATGTTTACTTTTCtagtttttttattagttatggATTTCTTTTGTAACTATGTTTTTCAGTTTTTGGTGCAAATTAAAATATCCACTAGTTATATTATGATCAATCTCCGTTGGAGAATTTGGTTGACCACTTTTAGTAAAACCTCTCTTACCGACTAAAATTCTTCATCTTTAAAACTTGAACTCAAGACATTGTTTGAAGAATACGAATTCAATTCCACTTATACCAATGCAATGTTGGTTGGTTTGTTATGAATAAGACTTTTTTTTGGTTACgtgtaagaaagaaaaaactacaCCCATATAAAGGAAACACCTAACACACTAGTCGAAAAGGTTGAGGTTAAACTAGGTTGAGACCTGAAGTACTCACTCCGCATCTTTGCAAGATTTCCGTAGGCGTCTACTTGGTCAAAATATTAGTTATGTTTTAAAGATATATAGAATAGCTATCGGTTATCGAGACAACAATTAGACCTTAATCAGTGCCATAAACAATATTCATtgtaaagtaaaaaatatatcacCTTTTTCATTTAGGACTCTAATGTTACAATCACTTTACAAATACATTAGTATACATTCGTGAAGCCTActaattttcattttgatctCAATACATAACAATAAATGTGCAATGATGGTAAATTACAATACCAATGAACAGAATCTCAATTTCCTTTCATGTAGCACCCAATCCCCAAGTCTcttctaaaagaaaaaaaaatgaactcaTACAAACCGATCTAATTATCTTATTATCATTTTGATAGGAAATAACATTGAAAACAGGCCATACTGGTTAGTGGATCATCATTATGTTGTGCTTGGTGAAAGCACATGCTCTAGTTATTAGAATTTGTGTTGTACATCTTCTAAGCTTCGCCTTTTCGTTTTTTTCCCTCTCCGTGTCTTGACCGCCTAGGTGCCTCATCTTCACTTTCACTATCGTCGTTCCTTTCATCCTGCTGTGACTTATATCCTTGTTGATACTGCATGTCATCATCAGGACCCCCACTTTGACTGAGCATGTCTTGACTCTTACCTTGATCTGGTCCTGAACCGAACCTATCATTCCGGTCACTTGTTCTTTGATCTCTTTTAGGGCGGTTCATATTTTGTGGTGGAGGCGGAGGTGGTGGAAACATCGGAGGCATATTGACTGGCCTACCACCTCTTGGTCCGTTCGGACCTGGAACCCCCATTCCCCCCATAAAGGGACCGCGTCCAGGATTCATCATCATCCCAAATCCACCACCTGGAAACATCCCAGGTTGTGAGGGTCGTCCTCGGAACATCATGGCAGCTGGGGGGCCTCCAAAATCACCAGAGAACCTAGGACCATATGGACCAAAACCTCGGGGACCCATGCCAAAAAGATCTGGCATACCAAAACCATCAGGCCCACCAGGCCCGTAGGATAATCCATCGCCCATCATTACAGGGTTAAAACCTTGCATTCCATGCATGGGTCTGGCTCCACGCCCCATATGCATGTGGGGAGGCCACATCATTCCTCTTCCCCTACCTCTTCCTTGGACAGCTGGTCCTACAGCTTGACCAAAGCTCTCATCCTCTTCATCActttcttcctcttcctcttcttcgTTGTCTTCAAATGGGACAATGTCTGGATTTTCTCCTCCATTATCTGGATTCACTCCCTTTGCTTTCTCTTCTTCTCGTTTAGACTCTGCTGCAATTGAGATAGCCTGTAAAGACGAGAAAGAAAACCGAGATTAATCTGATTCTTGAAAGATTACATTGCAATGATTTTATGTGTCCAAACAAATCTATTCATTAAAATAGGCAACTATTAACAGATAATTGACACATGCATGAAACCAAATATTGGCTGTTGGTTTGAACATGGTTTAACACATAATCCAATGAAACATTAAACAAAAGATACTCAGAGAAAAACATTATTCAAGCCTTGCGGAATACTCTAAAGGAGATTGAATCATCTACATTGGACTTGGAACACATATTTATGTAAAAGATAATGACGATGACTCAAAGGAGAACATACCATAAGTTCGCTATCCGGCTCAGTATACAGCAAGGATGCCAACTGCTCACCGATTGAAGGTTCCAGCTCCTGACAATCTCTGCTTATCTGCAATTACATAACCAACAGAATATTTAGTAATTACTAATTGTCAAGAACCTACTTTTTCAAATAATAGAATTTATACCATGTTGTGAATCAACAAACTAGGTTCACAACTACAGAAGTTTGTCTTTCAGTTTGAGCAaacctttttctgtttttagtttttgttttcacttttaATTGCAAAACTGTTTCATGTCTTCACTTTGGTTCTTGTTTTCAAAGACTTGTACTAGAAATGGTGAAAATAGAAGTGCTCATTGTTTCCAGAGTAATCATTGAGTGCAGGAAACAGTTATACggttaaaaatgaaaagaaaagttGTTTTCCCAAACCAAGAAAACCCTAAAGTTGTTGGATTAAGACTAAAACTGTTCGATAAAGACAAATGATTTCATATCTAACTGAGTAAAAATAGGAAACAGTAAAAATAGAAACAGTTATAATATCATGCATTCACTGTTAAGCTAGAAATAAACACTATGCCCCAACATTAGAAAACCAGTGGATTTCGCTGACTGAAAGCTGTTACCAGATTTATATCAACTCTCAGCATGTTAAATGTCAACCAGTTAATATTGATCACTACCAATGGTCACAACTCACAAGTGACAAAAGACCACACATGTTTATATGGTATGCTTTTTTAGAAAACTGGTGATGTAGAAAAGCCTCCCGAAAGAACCAAGCAGTAACAGATTGAACATTACCAAGAAAGTCGGGTAAAAGTCAAAGTACAGCTATAGGTAAAGGTGGATCCAACAACAATTTTCAAAGCACAGCTATAGGTAAAGGTGGATCCAACAACAATTTTATAAGCATCACATCAACACCCAGATGGATTCAATCCTTGCTATAATCAACATGGAAGGGACATCAAATAACAATTTTAGTGTATAAGAAACCACTAAACAGCGAGAGTAAATGGAAAAGGTAATACCTTCACTGGTAAGTTCTCATTGTATGGATTTCTCAAATGGCGTGTTTTGTGGAATGAAAGTTCACATAACTGCAAATAAGAAACACAATTAGACAGATTATTATTgttatgtaaaaaataaatcacacaTCACTATCCAGTTTTCGATAATGGTTCATGGAGAAATTTATCCCCGTTACCAACACTAAGACACACAAGCATTAATAAAGCTAAACAACTTAAAAAACACGCTATTACTTAAACAGCAGTTTGGGTTCAATGAGatactataaaaatatatatatttcttcctGTTGCAATCAAATAAGAAGAAATACAAAAACTGAAACCAccgaaacaaaaattaaaacactaagcttctttttgttctttttaGATGAAAAGTTGAACCTTATTTCTCAACCAAACTAATGAACAGAGCACATTTGTTTCGTCTTCGCAAAATGTCAAAGtcaaatgaaacttgcaatcaAACATCACTCTTAAAATTACTACTTTCATAATATGGATAGCTATGGGCcacaaaaagataaaaaaaataaataaataaataaataaaaaactgaatGACAAAGTAATGGGGCCATACTAGATTCTACGACATTctccttataaaaaaatgtaataacaAGATGTGACCATACTAGATTGAAGATTCTATGACATTGTAATTGTAAGAAATTGTAGTAGTAACAAGTTGCCAAAAGAGAGATTGGAAAAGAATAGAGAAGTGAGATTTTTGTTGCAAAATTGTTGACCAAGGTCCCGACAGAATAAAGTAGTTTCTGATGATATTAAGTATTAACCAGAGATAAAGGCAGTTATTGTATGACCATTTTGTGATATAGAGAATGGTTGATATGGGATTATTGATTTGGTAGAGGTTTGAACTATGAATGGGGGAGGGGGATCTGAAAGCAGTTATGAGAATCAATTGCAACATCTGGATATAAGAGGAAAATAGCAATTGCTAGATGTCAGTAAAGCAGCtttctcaataaaaaaattcttcaaagATAACATTGAGCATCTTTAGAAAGTCAATTGGAAATCAAAGTTCAAAAAAAGTAGACCCTCCAAATATTATATCGCAACCAAAATGAATAACGTAATTAATTTAATAGTTTCTGAAGCATAGCAATTTgtaattttagttttagttttccTTTTCCTACAGTCTATGCTTTTGCAGTATGTTTAGCTTCAACTTGGGGATTCTCGCTATCCCTGAGATAAATAAACTAGGGTAGTTAATGGAAGAGTTTTTGTACCTTCAACCATTTAACAGAGAAATTCCGCCCATAATGTGCCGTTCCATGAGCATATTTCCAGTTTCCCCCAGCAACAGAACCACCAATTCTGGATGTCATCTTTGCACAGCCCTGCCAAAAAATAGAAAGGTTTAAGTCCACTGGCTTTGCCACAGCAAAAGAAAAGTCGCCCAATAGTTCTTTTTCACTTGAAAAATACTAACTCCTCAAATCATTAAGTGTTAAATGCCGGTGGGGCAGAGCATCTTAGTGAAACATAAGATGTTCGTAAATTATTCAAGTAACCTATTAAGTACATATAATGAATATTTGAAAATTCTATGGTATCCCTCTTGTCTTGTTAAACTATCACCAAAAGATCATTTAACAAACAAGCAACAATACATAATTAATCGGGTTGATGCATTTCTTCTCATGCATAATAAAACACCAGGTTTAAACATCACAACAAAATGAAAGAAGCAAAATCAATTACTTCCACTTCTCCCACTAATCATTATGATTAACTTATCTCAAATATTAGCATGTTACTAAGTTCCACTTCTTATAAGAAACTGTTATGAAAAGCttcaatttaataataatataatgatGACAATAAATTAAAGAACGCGACATGAACATTTGGGTCAATTGATGTTGAAACACTACTAGAAACAGCAATACAGGTCACTAAAAGATGAAGGAATTTTATATTTCATTGTAAGCCGATATGCCCATTA
Coding sequences within it:
- the LOC123898225 gene encoding 30-kDa cleavage and polyadenylation specificity factor 30, which encodes MEDSEGVLNFDFEGGLDAQQPPAAIASASVPAAPSGPIIQPDSYLPQPSNAPNGATNAPSVTEPVSGNVPGRRSFRQTVCRHWLRSLCMKGEACGFLHQYDKARMPVCRFFRLYGECREQDCVYKHTNEDIKECNMYKLGFCPNGPDCRYRHAKSPGPPPPIEEVLQKIQHLYSYNYNNSHKFIQQRGSNYNTQQADKPQFPQGINSANQGAVAKPLASESGNVQQQQQVQQQSQPQVSQNQVQNLANGQPIQANRTSTPLPQGVSRYFIVKSCNRENLELSVQQGVWATQRSNESKLNEAFDSVENVILVFSVNRTRHFQGCAKMTSRIGGSVAGGNWKYAHGTAHYGRNFSVKWLKLCELSFHKTRHLRNPYNENLPVKISRDCQELEPSIGEQLASLLYTEPDSELMAISIAAESKREEEKAKGVNPDNGGENPDIVPFEDNEEEEEEESDEEDESFGQAVGPAVQGRGRGRGMMWPPHMHMGRGARPMHGMQGFNPVMMGDGLSYGPGGPDGFGMPDLFGMGPRGFGPYGPRFSGDFGGPPAAMMFRGRPSQPGMFPGGGFGMMMNPGRGPFMGGMGVPGPNGPRGGRPVNMPPMFPPPPPPPQNMNRPKRDQRTSDRNDRFGSGPDQGKSQDMLSQSGGPDDDMQYQQGYKSQQDERNDDSESEDEAPRRSRHGEGKKRKGEA